The following are encoded in a window of Rubellicoccus peritrichatus genomic DNA:
- a CDS encoding homocysteine S-methyltransferase family protein, translated as MSKSVFNYTPAGKRIAELLSERIVFIDGAMGTTIQRYKLEEADFRGERFADLEKDPKGNNDLLTITRPDIIRDIHLAFYRAGSDIVETNTFSATSIAQADYGLEALAYELNVESAKLARSAAEEVMKEDPGRECFVAGAFGPTNRTASLSPDVNRPEYRNVTFMELKDAYLEQARGLFDGGADVFLIETIFDTLNAKAAIFAVEEFFEDKTERLPVMISGTITDQSGRTLSGQTTEAFWNSVRHANPLCVGMNCALGADLMRPYIEELSRIAECNVSCYPNAGLPDPLSPTGYPEGPADTAGHLESFAKDGLLNMVGGCCGTTPDHIAEIQNVLSQYPKREIPEIEPALRLSGLEPLNIS; from the coding sequence ATGTCGAAGTCCGTTTTTAATTACACACCAGCAGGTAAACGCATTGCAGAGCTGTTGAGCGAACGCATTGTCTTTATTGATGGTGCGATGGGCACGACAATCCAGCGCTACAAGCTTGAGGAGGCCGATTTCAGGGGGGAACGTTTTGCTGATCTGGAGAAGGACCCCAAGGGTAATAATGACCTTTTAACCATAACCCGGCCCGACATTATCCGCGACATTCACCTCGCTTTCTATCGTGCCGGCTCGGATATTGTTGAGACCAACACCTTTTCGGCCACCTCGATTGCGCAGGCGGATTACGGCCTGGAGGCTTTGGCTTATGAATTGAATGTCGAGTCGGCTAAACTGGCGCGTTCAGCCGCTGAAGAAGTTATGAAAGAGGATCCTGGGCGCGAGTGTTTTGTTGCCGGAGCTTTTGGGCCAACCAATCGGACGGCTTCCCTTTCCCCGGATGTTAACCGTCCAGAGTATCGTAATGTCACATTTATGGAACTCAAAGACGCTTACTTGGAGCAAGCCCGTGGCTTGTTTGACGGAGGTGCGGATGTGTTTCTGATTGAGACGATTTTTGATACTTTGAATGCCAAGGCCGCCATTTTTGCGGTTGAGGAGTTTTTCGAAGACAAGACTGAGCGTTTGCCAGTCATGATTTCCGGGACGATCACCGACCAGTCGGGTCGAACGCTTTCAGGGCAGACAACCGAGGCTTTCTGGAATAGTGTGCGTCATGCTAACCCATTATGTGTTGGAATGAATTGCGCCCTGGGTGCCGATTTGATGCGCCCTTACATTGAGGAGCTTTCGCGTATCGCCGAGTGTAATGTATCCTGTTACCCGAATGCAGGTTTGCCTGATCCCCTTTCTCCAACCGGTTATCCTGAAGGTCCGGCAGACACCGCCGGCCACCTTGAAAGTTTCGCCAAGGATGGTTTGCTCAATATGGTTGGCGGTTGCTGTGGAACCACGCCCGATCATATCGCCGAGATTCAAAATGTGCTTTCACAATATCCGAAACGAGAGATTCCCGAAATCGAACCGGCACTCCGCCTGAGTGGTCTTGAACCACTGAATATCAGCTGA